In Flavobacterium lacustre, a genomic segment contains:
- a CDS encoding triple tyrosine motif-containing protein, whose translation MNLIMRHLKLNILILLLFTTPFLGQVKNIGLPEIRNYKRTDYKGGTQNWNIDQDQNGNLYFANNNGLFQFDGSAWRKYPLPNSPDTRCVKIDSSGKIFIGGYSEFGYFKTNSKGKLEYVSLSKMVNKKKIIDFIWKIHLFKNEVIFQSFARIYIYKNNKLKIVEAPNRFQFSFQVKNHLYLQDISAGIVEYKNGKLYPLKGTTAFNNTEIWGMFPLPENKLLIATLNKGLFVYNHEKAIPWNTEANTFIKKNSSLGGVTIKDKFIVLNSVLNGIIICDTNGKIIQHINHKKGLQNNTVLTSFLDNKNNLWLGLDNGIAFINENSPFTYFGFSYDISTVYASVVHKGNLYVATNQGVFYHVWNTPFREDNFSLVEGTTGQAWNIQVIDGQLICGNNNGALIIENNRSVKTLDSRGYFGFKKIPNQPNLIIGSNYNGFAVFEKGANGLKFRNQIAGFDKPSSSFEMDNSYLWLKKDDLIYQMDISGDLKKFNTIKTYSNLSNTVKGIGSIQTLNNTVYFQTNNRFYKYSQDQDLFFEDKTTTTLFKNIPKIYSLSQDSAGNIWYIFKESLGVLSKTTDGKYKNILAPFSSLTGNLVNNYMSINTIDPKNMFIGLTDGLAHYDSKLLKNSVEKPTAFIRSFSFPGDTLIFGNSQNKIESQKIPYKSNRVKFTFSSPSYENLDNIEFSYQLEGFDDRWSNWSPIAIKEYTNLREGDYKMSLKARNSYGIQSDATQVLFTISPPWYRHFIAYLCYLILIIVTTHYIRRRIKMKIRKNKYYETIEQRRLYLERESKIRQEQYDLEKEIERLKSDKLQIKILSKDKELVNNTLQVVKKNKILNGIIHKLKDINVDSFDESTKFQFNKLNKSIVKEVNTDKSWKDLEKHIKNVHFDFLKRLKEKYPTISPRELDLSTYLLMNMSTKEIAEIMNISNGGVELARYRLRKKLNLNKKENLIGFLMSI comes from the coding sequence TTGAACTTAATTATGCGTCATTTAAAATTAAACATTCTAATATTATTGTTATTTACAACACCTTTTTTAGGTCAAGTAAAAAACATTGGACTTCCTGAAATAAGAAATTATAAAAGAACGGACTATAAAGGAGGCACCCAAAACTGGAATATTGATCAAGATCAAAACGGAAATTTATATTTTGCCAATAACAATGGTTTATTCCAATTTGACGGATCAGCATGGCGTAAATATCCTTTGCCCAATTCTCCAGATACTCGATGTGTAAAAATTGACTCTTCCGGAAAAATTTTCATAGGAGGTTACAGCGAATTTGGATACTTCAAAACAAATTCAAAAGGAAAACTAGAATACGTTTCCCTATCAAAAATGGTGAACAAAAAAAAGATAATTGATTTTATTTGGAAAATACACCTGTTCAAAAACGAAGTTATCTTTCAGTCATTTGCACGAATCTACATTTATAAAAACAATAAACTAAAAATAGTTGAAGCACCCAATCGATTCCAATTCTCCTTTCAGGTAAAAAACCATCTTTACCTACAAGACATTTCTGCAGGAATAGTCGAATATAAAAATGGTAAATTATACCCGCTAAAAGGAACAACAGCTTTCAATAATACCGAAATTTGGGGTATGTTTCCTTTACCTGAAAACAAACTACTTATTGCTACTCTAAACAAAGGGCTTTTTGTATATAATCATGAAAAAGCAATTCCTTGGAATACAGAAGCAAATACTTTTATCAAGAAAAACAGCTCACTGGGAGGTGTAACCATCAAAGACAAATTTATTGTATTAAATTCTGTTTTGAATGGAATTATTATTTGTGACACCAATGGAAAAATAATTCAACACATTAACCATAAAAAAGGACTTCAGAACAACACAGTACTAACCTCTTTTTTAGATAATAAAAATAATCTCTGGCTTGGTCTTGACAATGGTATTGCTTTTATAAATGAAAATTCACCTTTCACTTACTTTGGTTTCAGTTACGACATTAGTACGGTATATGCCTCTGTGGTTCATAAAGGAAATTTGTATGTCGCCACCAATCAAGGTGTTTTTTACCATGTATGGAACACGCCTTTCAGAGAAGATAATTTTTCTTTAGTAGAAGGAACAACCGGTCAGGCGTGGAATATTCAGGTGATTGACGGGCAATTAATTTGCGGGAATAACAATGGTGCTCTGATAATTGAGAACAACCGTTCCGTTAAAACCCTTGATAGCAGAGGTTACTTTGGTTTCAAAAAAATCCCAAATCAACCTAATCTCATTATTGGTTCTAATTACAATGGTTTTGCTGTTTTTGAAAAAGGAGCAAATGGCTTGAAATTCCGAAATCAAATCGCCGGTTTTGATAAACCATCTAGCTCTTTCGAAATGGATAACTCTTATTTATGGTTAAAAAAGGATGATTTAATTTATCAAATGGATATTTCAGGAGATTTAAAAAAATTCAACACTATAAAAACATACTCAAACCTATCTAATACAGTTAAAGGGATTGGCAGCATTCAAACTCTAAATAATACTGTTTATTTCCAAACGAACAATCGTTTCTATAAATACTCTCAAGATCAGGATTTATTTTTTGAAGACAAAACAACAACAACATTGTTTAAAAATATCCCGAAAATATATTCTTTATCACAGGATTCAGCAGGAAATATTTGGTATATTTTTAAAGAATCATTAGGAGTTTTATCAAAAACTACCGATGGAAAATACAAAAATATTTTGGCCCCTTTTTCGAGTTTAACTGGTAATTTAGTCAACAATTACATGTCTATTAACACCATTGACCCAAAGAATATGTTTATTGGATTAACAGATGGATTAGCTCATTATGATTCTAAACTGTTGAAAAATTCTGTTGAAAAACCAACTGCATTCATACGAAGTTTTTCATTTCCAGGCGACACCTTAATCTTTGGCAATAGCCAAAACAAAATTGAATCACAAAAAATCCCTTATAAATCAAATAGAGTAAAGTTCACTTTTTCTTCTCCCAGCTATGAAAACTTAGACAATATTGAGTTTTCATATCAATTAGAAGGTTTTGATGACAGATGGAGCAACTGGTCCCCTATTGCTATAAAAGAGTATACAAACTTAAGAGAGGGTGATTATAAAATGAGTTTAAAAGCAAGAAACAGCTATGGAATTCAATCCGATGCAACTCAGGTTCTTTTTACAATTTCACCACCTTGGTACAGACATTTTATAGCCTATTTATGTTACTTAATACTTATTATAGTAACTACACATTACATTCGAAGACGAATAAAAATGAAGATCCGAAAAAACAAATATTACGAAACTATAGAACAAAGAAGGCTTTATTTAGAAAGAGAGTCAAAAATTAGACAAGAACAATATGATTTAGAAAAAGAAATCGAACGGTTAAAAAGTGACAAACTCCAAATTAAAATCCTATCAAAAGATAAAGAACTAGTTAACAACACGCTACAAGTAGTAAAAAAGAATAAAATCCTAAATGGAATTATTCATAAACTCAAAGACATTAATGTAGACTCTTTTGATGAATCGACTAAATTTCAATTTAACAAGCTCAACAAAAGCATTGTAAAAGAAGTAAATACCGATAAAAGCTGGAAAGATTTAGAAAAACACATCAAGAACGTACACTTTGATTTCCTGAAAAGACTGAAAGAAAAATATCCGACAATTTCTCCTCGGGAACTGGATTTATCGACTTATTTATTAATGAATATGTCTACGAAAGAAATTGCAGAAATCATGAATATTTCGAATGGCGGTGTGGAATTAGCGCGTTATCGATTACGAAAAAAATTAAATCTGAACAAAAAAGAGAACCTTATTGGTTTTTTAATGAGTATTTAA
- the gldJ gene encoding gliding motility lipoprotein GldJ — MKVNKIMAFRLMLSMMLIVGFASCSKKSNSKGSSRATGWNVDSKKAGSNKKQEAGPGLVFVEGGTFTMGKVQDDVMHDWNNTPTQQHVQSFYMDETEVTNFMYLEYLDWLKKVYPPTEENYKDIYEGASPDTLVWRNRLGYNETMTNNYLRHPSYADYPVVGVNWIQAVEFSDWRTQRVNEALLEKNGYLKKNAKTLEVTAESNFDTETYLNSPTLAYGGNEEIVLKGKKGARKTPKAGKDGKVVEAKNIYAQRSSGIILPEYRLPTEAEWEYAAAADVGQREYNIYKGQKKYPWSGDYTRSGKRQSKGDQLANFKQGNGDYGGIAGWSDDGADITDAVKKHPANDFGLYDMAGNVAEWVQDVYRPIIDNEANDFNYFRGNQYTKNKIGSDGKVEIVTKETMNYKTLSNGKKVATSFPGQIAQVPVDENETYLRTNFDKSDNVNYRDGDKQSSRYYDFGASESANEKQDKIMYNSPKHNVTTDSLGKMVRKYDKSSKRTTLINDEVRVYKGGSWRDRAYWLDPAQRRYFPQDMATDYIGFRCAMSRVGPKADKRRSARN; from the coding sequence ATGAAAGTAAACAAAATTATGGCCTTTCGATTGATGTTGTCAATGATGTTGATTGTAGGTTTTGCAAGTTGTAGCAAAAAATCCAATTCAAAAGGCTCTTCCAGAGCTACAGGATGGAATGTAGACAGTAAAAAAGCGGGCTCAAATAAGAAGCAAGAAGCAGGACCAGGTTTGGTTTTTGTTGAAGGTGGAACTTTTACTATGGGTAAAGTTCAGGATGATGTAATGCATGATTGGAATAATACGCCAACTCAGCAACACGTTCAGTCTTTTTATATGGATGAAACTGAAGTAACCAACTTTATGTACTTAGAGTATTTAGATTGGTTAAAAAAAGTATATCCTCCAACAGAAGAAAATTACAAAGACATATATGAAGGCGCTTCTCCTGATACTTTGGTTTGGAGAAACAGATTAGGGTATAATGAAACAATGACAAACAATTATTTGAGACATCCGTCATATGCGGATTATCCTGTAGTTGGGGTAAACTGGATTCAGGCAGTTGAGTTTAGCGATTGGAGGACCCAACGTGTAAATGAAGCTCTTTTGGAAAAAAACGGATATCTTAAAAAGAATGCAAAAACATTAGAGGTAACTGCAGAAAGTAATTTTGATACCGAAACTTATTTGAATTCACCAACATTAGCTTATGGTGGGAATGAAGAGATTGTTTTGAAAGGAAAAAAAGGAGCAAGAAAAACTCCAAAAGCCGGGAAAGATGGTAAAGTAGTTGAAGCAAAAAATATATATGCACAACGTTCTTCAGGAATTATTCTTCCTGAATACAGACTTCCAACAGAAGCAGAATGGGAATATGCTGCTGCCGCTGATGTAGGTCAAAGAGAATACAACATCTATAAAGGTCAGAAAAAATATCCTTGGTCTGGAGATTATACTCGTTCCGGTAAAAGACAAAGTAAAGGAGATCAATTAGCCAATTTCAAACAAGGAAATGGTGATTACGGCGGAATTGCAGGTTGGTCTGATGATGGAGCTGATATTACAGATGCTGTTAAAAAACATCCGGCAAATGATTTTGGTTTATATGATATGGCAGGTAACGTAGCAGAATGGGTTCAAGATGTTTACAGACCTATTATCGATAATGAAGCGAATGATTTTAACTATTTTAGAGGAAATCAGTACACCAAAAATAAAATTGGATCCGATGGTAAAGTAGAAATAGTTACTAAAGAAACTATGAATTATAAAACTTTAAGTAACGGTAAAAAAGTTGCAACTAGTTTTCCAGGCCAAATTGCACAAGTCCCAGTTGATGAAAATGAAACTTATTTAAGAACAAATTTTGACAAAAGTGACAACGTAAACTACAGAGATGGTGATAAACAATCATCCAGATATTATGATTTTGGAGCTTCAGAATCTGCTAATGAAAAACAAGATAAGATTATGTACAATTCTCCTAAACACAATGTTACTACAGATAGTTTAGGTAAAATGGTTAGAAAATACGACAAGTCAAGTAAAAGAACTACTTTAATCAATGATGAGGTTCGTGTTTATAAAGGTGGATCTTGGAGAGACAGAGCGTATTGGTTAGATCCAGCTCAAAGAAGATACTTCCCACAAGATATGGCTACAGATTATATCGGATTTAGATGTGCAATGTCTAGAGTAGGGCCAAAAGCTGATAAAAGAAGATCAGCAAGAAATTAA
- a CDS encoding UDP-N-acetylmuramoyl-tripeptide--D-alanyl-D-alanine ligase translates to MDITYIHSLFLKCQSVSIDTRKIEADSLFVAIKGENFDANTFAKEALEKGAAYVIIDNNDYYIDQRTILVDDSLIALQQLAKFHREYLKLPIIALTGSNGKTTTKELIHVVLSKKYKTKATVGNLNNHIGVPLTLLSFNSETEIGIVEMGANHKKEIEFLCELAKPDYGYITNFGKAHLEGFGGVEGVIEGKSEMYLYLSQNNKQAFINLEDPIQVEKSKTLQSYSFGVNKAEANVNISAVSANPFVVITYSDMTISTHLIGLYNANNINAALTIGKYFDVADTAIKQALESYIPENNRSQLLTKGTNQIILDAYNANPSSMAVAIENFVQLENPNKIMILGDMFELGQESAVEHKSIVSSLLNQEKVVCHFVGAAFFANKISKDNFSFYENFESFSAYLKETKIDNSTILIKGSRGMALERTLDFLS, encoded by the coding sequence ATGGATATTACTTACATTCATAGTTTGTTTTTGAAGTGTCAATCCGTTTCGATTGACACTCGTAAAATAGAAGCAGACTCTTTATTTGTCGCCATCAAAGGAGAAAATTTTGATGCGAATACTTTTGCTAAAGAAGCTTTAGAAAAAGGAGCGGCATATGTTATCATTGACAATAATGATTATTATATTGACCAAAGAACGATTCTGGTAGATGACAGTTTAATTGCATTACAACAGTTAGCAAAATTTCATCGGGAATATTTGAAATTACCAATAATTGCATTAACGGGAAGTAACGGAAAAACCACAACTAAAGAATTGATTCATGTGGTACTTTCAAAAAAATATAAAACAAAAGCAACTGTAGGGAACTTGAATAATCATATTGGAGTTCCTCTCACTTTATTGTCTTTTAATTCCGAAACTGAAATTGGGATTGTAGAAATGGGTGCTAATCACAAAAAAGAAATTGAATTTTTATGCGAATTAGCAAAACCGGATTATGGCTATATAACTAATTTTGGGAAAGCGCATTTAGAAGGTTTTGGAGGTGTGGAAGGAGTTATTGAAGGGAAAAGTGAAATGTATCTTTACCTTTCGCAAAACAACAAACAGGCATTTATAAACTTAGAAGATCCCATTCAAGTTGAGAAATCTAAAACATTGCAATCCTATTCTTTTGGAGTTAATAAAGCAGAAGCCAATGTGAATATTTCTGCTGTCAGTGCCAATCCTTTTGTCGTAATTACATATTCTGACATGACGATTTCAACCCATTTAATTGGACTGTATAACGCTAATAATATAAATGCCGCACTTACAATTGGTAAGTATTTTGATGTTGCTGACACAGCGATTAAACAAGCTCTGGAAAGTTATATTCCGGAAAATAATCGCTCCCAACTTTTGACAAAAGGGACTAACCAAATTATTTTGGACGCCTATAATGCGAATCCTAGTAGTATGGCGGTTGCAATTGAGAATTTTGTTCAGCTAGAAAACCCTAATAAGATTATGATATTAGGGGATATGTTCGAATTAGGACAAGAAAGTGCTGTTGAGCATAAATCTATAGTAAGTTCGCTTTTAAATCAGGAAAAGGTTGTGTGTCACTTTGTGGGAGCTGCTTTTTTTGCGAATAAAATCAGTAAAGATAATTTTAGTTTTTACGAGAATTTTGAGTCTTTTTCGGCGTATTTAAAAGAAACAAAAATTGATAATAGTACTATTTTAATAAAGGGTTCCAGAGGAATGGCTTTAGAACGAACATTAGATTTCTTGTCATAA
- a CDS encoding RagB/SusD family nutrient uptake outer membrane protein: MKLFKNYLKIFSALMMLFLTSCSDYLDTEPITEEATSLNNDIVIKDAAAAESRMNAVYGTFGSGYWQLDFLLAGDGQSDNAYMGADNPAIFQYETYEMLSTNSQMKGDWNDLYNNINTCNIVINYVNQATDLSATRKNEMIGEASLIRALNHFQAVQLWGDCPIAKEAIFSISSENFDEAFDALFPARKPVAEVYAQIIADCLIAIEKAPDASNKFKANKMAANALLAKVYATMPNPDWAKVNQYCDVVIGGGYTLLPTFDHLFDSAHEGNAESIWEVNGDGWGSPIGAWNTFMFLGTDWKKFNAPSHTLVEAFANNGDTQRLASTVTRAKVTWSDNYWASADYPFAFKMRDTNGNQNFYIARLADILLLKAEALVSTGDVSGAMSLVNQVRARAGIASISASTQSDAVDKVLEERLMELAFEGDRWFDLKRMGKAIQLLSQQKDGNGNVLPFASNINQNRLLWPIPQDKLDANALLTQNPGY, encoded by the coding sequence ATGAAATTATTTAAAAATTATTTAAAAATATTCTCGGCATTGATGATGTTGTTTTTAACATCCTGTTCAGATTATTTAGATACAGAGCCGATTACAGAAGAAGCAACTTCACTAAATAATGATATTGTAATAAAAGATGCTGCTGCTGCCGAATCTAGAATGAATGCAGTATATGGAACTTTTGGTTCCGGTTATTGGCAATTGGATTTTTTATTGGCTGGAGACGGACAATCTGATAACGCTTATATGGGCGCAGACAACCCTGCAATATTTCAATATGAAACCTATGAAATGTTGTCTACTAATTCCCAAATGAAAGGCGATTGGAATGATCTGTACAACAACATAAACACTTGTAATATCGTGATTAATTATGTTAATCAAGCAACAGATTTAAGCGCAACCCGAAAAAATGAAATGATTGGTGAAGCTTCGTTGATAAGAGCTTTAAATCATTTTCAAGCAGTCCAATTATGGGGTGATTGCCCAATTGCAAAAGAAGCAATCTTTTCAATTTCAAGCGAGAATTTTGATGAAGCATTTGACGCACTATTTCCAGCAAGAAAACCAGTTGCCGAAGTATATGCACAAATCATTGCCGATTGTTTAATTGCAATCGAAAAAGCACCAGATGCTTCTAACAAATTTAAGGCAAACAAAATGGCGGCCAATGCTCTTCTTGCAAAAGTATATGCTACGATGCCAAATCCTGATTGGGCAAAAGTAAATCAGTACTGTGATGTGGTAATTGGAGGTGGTTATACACTTTTACCAACTTTTGATCACCTTTTTGACAGTGCACACGAAGGAAATGCAGAATCAATCTGGGAAGTTAATGGAGACGGATGGGGCAGTCCAATCGGTGCTTGGAACACTTTCATGTTTTTAGGAACAGATTGGAAAAAATTCAATGCGCCTTCTCATACTTTAGTTGAAGCTTTTGCGAATAATGGCGATACTCAAAGGTTGGCATCTACTGTTACCAGAGCAAAAGTTACTTGGTCTGACAATTATTGGGCTTCAGCAGATTATCCTTTTGCCTTTAAAATGAGAGATACGAATGGTAATCAAAACTTCTATATTGCACGTTTAGCGGATATTTTATTATTGAAAGCTGAAGCTTTAGTAAGTACTGGTGATGTTTCTGGTGCTATGTCATTAGTAAATCAAGTTAGGGCTAGAGCTGGAATTGCTTCAATTAGCGCTTCAACTCAATCTGATGCAGTAGATAAAGTTCTTGAAGAACGATTAATGGAATTAGCTTTCGAAGGGGATCGTTGGTTTGATTTAAAAAGAATGGGTAAAGCGATTCAATTATTATCTCAACAAAAAGACGGTAATGGAAATGTTTTACCTTTTGCATCCAATATTAATCAAAATAGACTTTTATGGCCTATTCCTCAAGATAAATTAGATGCTAATGCACTATTAACTCAAAATCCTGGATACTAA
- a CDS encoding SusC/RagA family TonB-linked outer membrane protein: MKLSKLLIFCFLSVLFSVYGQAQDVSIKGKVIDESGLPIPGVIILIKGTTKGASSDFDGNFEIKAASNGTLVFSYLGYTSVQEPINGRTNINVKLRAETQSLQEVIVNVGYGTQKKKNLTNAVSTVKSDVFENRPILSVAQAIQGNAAGVNVVQTSGKPGASFDVRIRGLSSINSENSPLYVVDGIQTKDISGINTEDIVDLSILKDATATAIYGVNGSSGVVVITTKKGKSNKNDFQFSSYLGLSKAVSNVDVLNLTDYKTLINEINPSYLTTANDAKYAGINTNWQDEILRTGIDQNYNFSYAGGTDKVKFYGALGYQVVEGIINPSKYNRFSGKINMNATLTSWLKADVSMNVIQSDGSYISDNNSVGQGGAVMSALVTPSFLPIWGSQLNIRETNTDGSYKDGYKDGQYAENPYQSGWENPVSLLSRKNTTAVNRYLSSVSFDVNILSNLVWKPMVSFDLTRSNNVQFVDPYSNVWGRNGDDNPDSDKGRGSNTVDNNNNWNFENTLNYTLKFDDSELNVLGGMSMQKNNYTKEANSGTGFSVDQTSYDINAAENKSFESRENEVRSLSYFGRATYNIKNKYILNGVFRESGASQLASNHKWGFFPAVSAAWIVSNENFLKDVSTISELKLRGGWGKTGNLSGLPAYSSFDLNYTNPLTNATTLDQIGNPDLKWETTTDINLGVDLGLFENRIRFVADLYKKNTKDLLQIIYFPGFTEPYYYNAGEIDNKGLELGLNTRNFTGDFKWNSSFNISFNDNKVVKLGLLKKLPFQNLTSVGESVILLTEGSALGSFYGYKVDKVDSTTGTLLYKDINGDGKVTTDDRTNIGNPNPKYTFGFSNDFSYKGFSLDALITGSQGGDVFNASRMDLTLMNNYNNQSTEVINRWTTPGQITDVPKANDSNALHVSDRFVEDGSYIRLKAVTLGYQFKLEKLKLNSIKVYVTGQNLYTITNYKGFDPEVGAFNNATGIGQGIDLGTYPQVKTFVFGLKANF, translated from the coding sequence ATGAAATTATCAAAATTACTTATTTTTTGTTTTTTATCTGTTCTATTCTCAGTTTATGGGCAAGCACAAGATGTTTCCATAAAAGGGAAAGTAATAGACGAGAGCGGATTACCCATTCCGGGAGTAATCATTCTAATTAAAGGGACTACCAAGGGAGCATCTTCGGACTTTGATGGAAATTTTGAAATAAAGGCTGCTTCAAACGGTACTTTAGTATTTAGTTATTTGGGATATACTTCTGTTCAGGAGCCTATTAACGGAAGAACTAATATTAATGTTAAACTTCGTGCAGAGACACAATCCTTACAAGAGGTTATAGTCAATGTAGGTTATGGAACTCAAAAGAAGAAAAATTTAACTAATGCAGTTTCTACAGTCAAGTCGGATGTGTTTGAAAATCGTCCTATTTTATCTGTTGCTCAAGCCATACAAGGTAATGCTGCAGGTGTAAATGTTGTTCAAACTTCCGGGAAACCTGGAGCAAGTTTTGATGTAAGGATTAGAGGACTTAGTTCTATAAATTCTGAAAACTCACCTTTATATGTTGTTGATGGAATCCAGACTAAAGATATTTCTGGTATAAATACAGAAGATATTGTGGATTTATCCATTTTAAAAGATGCTACTGCAACAGCTATATATGGTGTTAACGGCTCATCTGGTGTGGTAGTTATTACAACCAAAAAAGGAAAATCAAATAAAAATGATTTTCAATTTAGTTCTTATCTAGGTTTATCAAAAGCTGTAAGCAATGTAGATGTTTTAAATTTAACAGATTATAAAACATTAATAAATGAAATTAATCCAAGTTATTTAACAACTGCTAATGATGCAAAATATGCAGGAATAAATACGAATTGGCAAGATGAAATTTTGAGAACTGGTATTGATCAAAATTATAATTTTTCATATGCTGGAGGTACTGATAAAGTAAAATTCTACGGAGCTTTAGGATACCAAGTGGTAGAGGGAATAATAAATCCATCAAAATATAACCGGTTTTCTGGGAAAATAAATATGAATGCTACTCTTACTTCATGGTTGAAAGCAGATGTAAGCATGAATGTTATTCAATCGGATGGTTCTTATATTAGTGATAATAATAGTGTAGGACAAGGTGGTGCAGTTATGAGTGCTTTAGTGACACCTTCATTTTTACCTATTTGGGGTTCTCAATTAAATATTAGAGAAACAAATACAGATGGGTCTTATAAAGATGGATATAAAGATGGTCAATATGCAGAAAACCCCTATCAATCAGGATGGGAAAATCCAGTTTCATTATTGTCAAGAAAGAATACAACAGCTGTAAACAGATATTTGAGCAGTGTTAGTTTTGATGTTAATATTTTGAGTAATTTGGTTTGGAAGCCAATGGTATCTTTTGATTTGACAAGATCAAATAACGTTCAGTTTGTAGATCCATATAGTAATGTTTGGGGAAGAAATGGAGATGACAACCCTGATTCTGACAAAGGAAGAGGGAGTAATACGGTAGATAATAATAATAATTGGAATTTTGAAAATACTTTAAACTATACATTGAAATTTGATGATTCAGAATTAAATGTATTAGGAGGTATGTCAATGCAGAAAAATAATTATACTAAAGAAGCCAATTCTGGAACTGGTTTTTCTGTAGACCAAACTAGTTATGATATTAATGCTGCCGAAAATAAATCTTTCGAAAGTAGAGAAAATGAAGTAAGAAGCCTTTCTTATTTTGGTAGAGCAACCTACAATATTAAAAACAAATACATTTTGAATGGTGTATTTAGAGAAAGTGGAGCATCTCAATTGGCATCTAATCATAAATGGGGATTTTTTCCGGCAGTTTCTGCCGCTTGGATTGTTTCTAATGAAAATTTCTTGAAAGATGTAAGTACTATAAGTGAATTAAAACTTAGAGGTGGTTGGGGAAAAACAGGTAATTTATCAGGATTACCAGCCTATTCAAGCTTTGATTTAAATTATACAAACCCTTTGACAAATGCTACAACATTAGATCAAATAGGGAACCCTGATTTGAAATGGGAAACAACTACTGATATTAACTTAGGGGTAGATTTAGGATTATTTGAAAATAGAATAAGATTTGTAGCAGATTTATATAAAAAGAATACAAAAGACTTGCTTCAAATAATTTATTTCCCAGGTTTCACAGAGCCATATTATTATAATGCTGGAGAGATTGATAATAAAGGATTGGAATTAGGTTTAAATACAAGAAATTTTACAGGTGATTTTAAATGGAATTCTAGTTTTAATATTTCATTTAATGATAATAAAGTAGTTAAATTAGGGTTACTTAAAAAATTACCGTTTCAAAATTTAACTTCAGTTGGAGAAAGTGTAATTCTATTAACAGAAGGAAGTGCTTTAGGAAGCTTCTACGGTTATAAAGTGGATAAAGTTGATTCCACTACTGGTACATTATTGTACAAAGATATTAATGGAGACGGAAAAGTTACTACTGATGATAGAACTAACATAGGAAATCCTAATCCAAAATACACATTTGGTTTCAGTAATGATTTTAGCTACAAAGGATTTAGTTTAGATGCTTTAATTACGGGTTCACAAGGTGGAGATGTTTTCAATGCTTCAAGAATGGATTTAACGTTGATGAATAATTATAACAATCAATCCACGGAAGTAATAAACAGATGGACTACTCCAGGTCAAATTACAGATGTTCCAAAAGCTAATGACTCGAATGCTTTACACGTTTCTGACCGATTTGTAGAAGATGGCTCTTATATCCGATTGAAAGCCGTTACATTAGGGTATCAATTTAAATTGGAAAAATTGAAATTAAATTCAATAAAAGTATATGTAACAGGACAAAACTTATATACAATAACTAATTATAAAGGATTTGACCCAGAAGTTGGAGCTTTTAATAATGCTACAGGTATTGGTCAAGGCATTGATTTAGGAACATATCCTCAAGTTAAAACATTTGTTTTTGGACTAAAAGCCAATTTTTAA